The Dreissena polymorpha isolate Duluth1 chromosome 4, UMN_Dpol_1.0, whole genome shotgun sequence region CAAGTCCAAGAAGAGGTCCGCTTCAAAGAAACGCAGTAAGTCCAGGAAGAGGTCCGCTTCAAAGAAACGCAGTAGGTCCAAGAAGAGGTCCGCTTCCAAGAAGCGCAGTAAGTCCAAGAAGAGGTCCGCTTCAAAGAAACGCAGTAAGTCCAGGAAGAGGTCCGCTTCAAAGAAACGCAGTAGGTCCAAGAAGAGGTCCGCTTCCAAGAAGCGCAGCAAGTCCAAGAAACGATCCGCTTCCAAAAAACGAAGCAAATCTGGACGTAGACGAAGCAAGTCCAAGAAAAGGTCCGGGTCAAAGAAACGAAGCAAGTCCAAGAAAAGGTCGGCTTCAAAGAAACGCAGCAAGTCTAGGCGAAGGAGAAGCAAGTCTAAGAAGAGGTCTGCGTCAAAGAAACGCAGCAAGTCTAGGCGTAGGAGAAGCAAGACCAAGAAGGCTTCAAAGAAACGCAGCAAGTCCAAGAAGAGGTCTGGCTCAAAGAAAAGGAAGAGCAGATCCAGGCGCAGGAAGAGCCAGAAGCGCAGCAAGTCTGGAAAACGCAGGAGCAGGTCCAGAAGGCGTCGTACTGGCAAGGTGGGTGCCGTAATGAAGATGGTGGCACATGCCATCGCCGCAAACGGTACCAAGAAGGGCGCTTCCCCGCAGGCAATCCGCAAGTACGTGGCTGCGCACAGCAAACTGACAGGCGGGTTCCTGAACTTCGTGGTGAGGCGTGTCATCGCCGCTGGTGTGAAGAACGGCATGTTGACCAAGAGTGGTTCAGGCTTCAAGCTCAAGAAAGCCACAAAGGGGAAGAGGCGTGCCAGGAAGGCCAGCAAGCGCGGTGCACGTAGGAGGAAGGCACCCAAAAAGGCCGGAAAGAAGGCAAAGAAGACCGTGAAGAAGGCCAAGAAGACAAAGAAGGCCAAGAAGGCGAGAAAGAGTCGCCGTCGCGTGAGGCGCGCCTCCCCAAAGGCCGCTAGGAAATCCATGCGCAGAGCCTCCCGTCGAAGGCATCATTAAGCTGTACAGACACAGCTAGACAAAACGGCCCTTTTTAGGGCCCCAAGAAGTTCGAGAGAACTATCTTGAAATTGTCATACTTTTTTTCCCATAAAGTGGAAAACTACTAGTATGTTGCATCCACACTAATTTAATTGATTCGTATTTTGCAACGGGTTTtttgctactgatgctactgatTGTTGgctaaatttataaaaaaaatcctttgCGCGTTATTTTCAAACACACACTTTGAGCGATTTTTATGAAAAGAACCGGTGCTGTTATCGCTAAAGTATCATTGTAACGACTTAGATTGAAACATAACGCAGAAAAAAAATACTcttgtaattatgtaatattaaagCACCGACGATTACCGACATAATTACATCGGGCTGGTAGGTTTAAGTTTGGGGAATCGAAGGGAATCTTAATTTTGGTTGTCATTCagattcaaaataaaaatgtgttatgcTTTCCTAtggtttaaatgaaaaaaaagtgaaatacattgaggatatttgttggattcggtggattatcgattttaattcacgagtgatcatataaaattatattttcacgagtggcgcacaccgagtgaaaaaatatattttctatgatcacgagtgaattaaaatcgatattccaccgcatcaaacaaattttctttttatgctttttttatatacattgtttaagagtttaactaaagaataaaccaccggaaagcataaaataaatctcttttgtcagaaacacaatggcccctactgcgccgctttgattctttttattattatatccctttaaaaaatattacttcccttgtgaaaatgatctgtacctgccaaaatgatataaaatagaaatgatctccttttaaagcttgttacttccattgactttgtttttgacctttgaaggatgaccttgaccattcgacacttaaaatgtgcagctccatgagatacacatgcatgccaaatatcaagttgctattttcaatattgcaatattgctaaagttatggCCTGATCACGCAGGAtgatatttgtgtgttttactagactatcgattttaattcacgaatgaTAATACTATATTGTCAAATTTAACGaatgaaataacataaatacaCTAAACAAGTACGCGTTAATGTATGAACGACAAACATTAATGTCACTTGATATCACCACGAAGTCCCTGTGTTgctgttaaataatgtttactaaCACCTTAGAGCGTAGCTGGTTTTTAATGGTATTATTCGGCGATTATTATCTTATTATTACTCGTGTATGACAGAAGTACAGCATCCACGTCAGTCGAAAcccaaataatattatttataatcgaATCACACTTTTCAACCGTAAATCAAATGTTTAAAGCAACACATAAATAGAACACCATGTCTTCATCATCTCATCTCATCTTCGCATGTGGTCCCATTTAGGACACAGGCCTCAAACCAGCTTCttccaggcgtctcggttctgggcgagtctctccagACATCATTCAGAGACGTTGGcggtggataggccacacccttcgcaagcctgtatccaatacgacaaggcaatctctcacATGGAACTCGcaagggaaaaggaagagaggTCGGCCTAaaaacacctggcgccgtgacctggatgcagatgctaagcagatgggccaaacacCATGCCTTGTATTACGTTTATTATTACACTTGACGTCAAATGTTGCGCTTTTTGGCGCCTAGGGTACAGTAAGCGTTACGTATATTATTACGAATGTAAATTCAGTACGTATACTTATGTCCTTTTCCCGTGACATGAGTTATTTAACTACTGACTGTACGGTATTTTTCTGTCAATATTTGAAATACATAATCAAATGAACCGTTTTGTAAATGTATAactccatttttaaatataaacaagagctgtctccatccgaaaacatatgcccccgaaaaacgctttttcgaaaccttaacgcagatttgtaaacctaaacgcggacccttagttcaaggtcaatgtcaaaggggtcaaaatgtgtgtgcatatggaaaggccttgtccatacacacatgcataccaaatatgaaggttacatctgaagcgacataggagttatgagcaattttcgagCGGGAAAGCAATTTCTTAaagattcaagggctgtaactcagaaGTACCTGGGTAAATTTGACTTAttatcgaacttaacctagattgtattgccttacacatgtgtatgaagtttggtgaagatcccgacgacaattgctggagttattgagcggaaacgagaaaaaactcaatttttcaatgGTTCAAGCGcgataactcaggagtgtcttggtcaatttggctgattatcgaacttggcctagatctcattaccttacacattttcatgaagtgtggcgaagatcatatgacatttgctcgagtaaTAGAGCGGAAACCAgaaaaaaaacgcaatttttcgatgattcaaggggtgtctgggtcaatttgtcctattatcgaacttgacctagatgttattgccttacatatTTTAATTCAGTTTAGTGAGCTCTGATGAcgattgctcgagttattgagcggaaacgaatccggacggacggactaacTAACCCACTAactaacggacggtgcgatttaaatatgcccccagaacctatgttctgggggcataaaatagTAACATATCTGTCTTCTTATTTTTGCTGAATACGTTTTCGTATGTGCGTTTTAAACAGCACACTTTACAATCTGTAATGACTGTTATGCTTTGTTATCAGATGTTAAATTTATTGCATCGAAGCCAACTGACTATTACAAGATTTAATTACTTCCTTTCAAAGAGAAaacgttttaaaatcaaatatgttCTGCGATGTTTAACCGTCATCTGTATCTCATATTACCATTAACACGAAAAACGTCTTGCCAGTGGCGAAGATGCCAAAAAGTGAAACAGGAAGCGAATTCGGATTCCGTTGGTTATAACATGAATGCTTTACTAGAGTTGTAGTTGAAAGTGATCATTAGCTTGAAAcatctattattttttatgtatgtatttatttatatattgatgtatGTATTTATTCATGTATGTATTTGCAGTCATTGTTTCATGGAAAAActgagctttatgcatgtgccttatgtgtcatcccatattagcctatgtAGTTCGCACACGACACTTCCCGACTAAACTGGATATTCGTTTAGAAGGGACTTCCTAAACGAAATATTATTTAAAAGCGgtaagtgcagtccgcacatgcttatcagggactaaactttccgcttttaaacATTTTTTCGATTAAAGGAAACCCCTTCTAAACGAATATCCAGTTCGTTGTAAAGTGTCCTGCGcaaactgaacaggcttatctgggataacactttacgcacactttTCACAGAACGTATACTCACGCATCTGTGTAATGGTTATTCCGAGTTGTGCCaacttaaacaataaacaaataacaatgaGGTAATTTTGAAAGAAGTATTTTTAATGTTCgtctattaaagggatcttttcacgctttggtaaattgacaaaattgaaaaaagttgtttcagattcgcaaattttcgttttagttatgatatttgtgaggaaacagtaatactgaacatttaccatggtctaatatagccattatatgcatcttttgacgattttaaaacctaaaaattataaagcgttgcaacgcgaaacgattgaataatttggagagttctgtttttgtcgttaaattttgtgaaactacgaagattgcttatataatgtataaaatacgtcaagtatgtgtactcggcggaatagctcagtaggctaaggcgtttttacttcaggactctggcaggactctaggggtcagtggttcgaaacctggaccgggcaatgttcttttccttttttaaattttattcttgattttttactggagcttttacgatccaatgtttacatttatcgatataaagcatttaatgaataagttaaaaaatgccaaaatctgtgaaaaggcccctttaaacaaattCCATAATAgcaatgtaaataatttatggAAGATCAGTCCAAATATATTCCAAATAATCCACGTTAATAGTAACACGAGTTTCAAATCAAGCACCAGATATACAAATAGAAAGCCTGTTAAATTGACGCAATTCAACACGTGGACAATTATACAGCTGTGAAATCGTGGCGAGAAGTAACGCCGTTAAACCGTATCTGGAAATAACGCTGCTTGTGGCGGAAATTAACACCGTTAAATCGTGGCGGGAAATAACGGCTTTAAATCAAGTCGGAAAATAACGACGTAATATTGAGGCGGTAAATAACCCCGATTAACCGTTGCGAAAAAGAACAAGTATAAAGCTCTTATTTAACGGCAAATATGTTTCAATGGTTGACATGAACTAATAATTTGCGTTATCGGCGACACGCTCAAACGTGCTAAATTTATTGTTCTTTATCCTTAGCCAAGGTCTCGGTCCAAAGGTCTATTGACCACACAAAATTTGAATTTCAGGTCGTAATAAAGAGCATTTTCAAAGCGATcacaattaataaacaaacaatatttctgCGATGAGCATAAAAAAGACCATTTAACCTCAAAGCAAAGACCGAGAGAATACTCTTGGTCTTTGATCAAAGCTAATCACAAGTTAAGATTCATTCAAATAGCGCATTACAATAAAATAACGTATTTGCATTGCCtctaaatattaaaattgaatattACCATGTTATTCATGCGCAGTGTGTACTAAAACTTCAGCCAAGAAATACACATTACCGACACCCCCGTACTATGTAGCATTACCTAAATCCTGGTTGGTAAAAcgttaatttatttcagaaaatgaccaaactgatttgttttttttgcatataaAATTATTATGATTCATAAATGTGTTGCAAAGAGAATTTGAAGATTTCTGTTATTGAATATACCATCAAACTGGAAAGAAGATTGAGTATAATAAACAAAGGGTAACGTAAAAGCCGAAGCTATcctattttttgtaatattaaatcAATCCAATACCTAAATtctcaatattatcaaaatattgtttCGACAACAAATGTGTTGATACAAACACAAATTCAAAGTAATTTAAAGATGTAACTTGTGCTTAAAACgatgacccccccccccattccTATTGCTTAATTCACTAAAAGGCAACGAATCTTAAATAGGCTAACGTATGTAGTTTGTTCCTACTAAAAAAATAGGATAGCTTCGGCTTTAATCGTTACCTTTTTGTTTATTGTACTCAAGCTCATCACACAGGCAAAATAGATCgattttcttttaaaatcttCACCATGCCACAAATTATAAAGGTCATCACGTTTTCAAATtggttgttattttatgtttctatACAAGTGTGGATGAATAAATATCCGCTTACCGTAattgcactacattgcccgattttaaaaataatgcgaaatgtgttgaaaaaaaacatataaaattacCTCACTAATTATCcgtgacatttcaaaacatacgGTCCCATgagccacctcggaagtagcattcgCTCATTCatcaatgcatcgcaaaaaggTGGCACCCGTGATAAAATAAATTGCATAAGTACAATATAGGTCCTTCACATTATGTCAATAAAAATTATTGTTAGATCTTTGGTCAATAACTCTTGTAAAGGGAAAAGTGACGGCGAAATGAGGGCCTTGACGTCACACTAGGCTGTCTGATATGACAGCAGccgacattttctcaatgttatGTTCTCTTTTATGTAAAGATACATAGAAACTGTCTGTAACGAAGGCCCGCAACCAATATCCATACAAATATTCAGTAAATTATTCAGAACTGTCTGCAGATAGTCGGTTTCAAAATAATAGTCGTGAAATGGTTTGGCTTTTTCTTTTCAAGAAAATAGTTTCAAGAAATAAAGCATTTTACACTACTAAACACATGTTTCGGTTTTTATCATACTAAacaccacggagcgtatattgacatcatctcatctagagtccgtgtaaACACATACGAAAAGATTTCAACATATAGCATTGCCCCCTAAAACGTTAACATGAGATTTTCTCTAATGAGTAATGACATTTTTATTGGTACTTAACCGACTACAATAAAGTAGAATCTCGGACAACCATGAAGTAAGGTACTGTATGAGCCTTAACATTCAATTTACAACACACATTGTTgctgattggtcattgtcggcttgttaactacttaaatgtacccacaGCACTCTTAAGTATTCTCAactgtaccctgggtacagaaaatatactaaacGTATatgggaattctaacgctaaattggttgttgtcggctatttttcaaattaattatattcatatttatgttaatattttgtaaaatcccctctatattatcgaaacacaTACTCAAATAGCAGGTTTTATGCACAGATGATTTTGTTTCGTAATCCGTAaggcgttttacgacatcggattttgggcgggaacaAAACTCAGGTATAGTCGAAGTTGGCCGGTTaggttttagtatatttttcgtacccggatacattaaagtatacttaagagtacccagggtacattttaGTAGTTCCTGAGACGACACTGACCAATTGAGCCACACTCTTTAAATGTACTTTATAGATAAAGGCGTTATTCAAACATCAAATCAGCCTCCACATATAAATAACTTTCCTCATCACACAAATATGAAAACGGTTGTACATACTTCATGGAATGAACATGATATTCACTACAATTCATAATTATACATAGATGATATGTGTAAGTACATCTTAAGtccttaaaatacatttttaaaatgaacaaaacatgtttgttcttatatatataaacatgaatatataaataAGCACAATCGGAAAGCATCACTTAATGGttttatattatgtaataaaGCCCACTACACGTGTTAGTATCTTCATCCAGTATTACTTCTTTCTGCATCCAAATGCATTATAACCACTGTCACAAATATTGCTATGGCAGAGCAGTTTAAGAATTGATACAAAGTAAAATAACTTGAACTGGCTTTCAGATTAAATCGGAATGCAAACAATGCACTGccctctgggaaaaccaggcttaatgcatgttcatcaGTGTATCAGGGGCATAATTATCATCATGATAACCAATAACACAGTCTCCAAtttcatggaatttttcatttaaaaaagtctTTCTTtaggaaaatcaagtttaggctgaaagtgtcattccACATGTCATAATAAACAgcttacaacattttatacagGGGTAACACttacttataattataattgatagCATGATTCATACAGTACATACACCCCCAACATCGTAGAAAGGTGTTAACGATGAAAAACTTGACCCTGGGGCTTTTTCAGTTTTGACTCTAgtagcattatttaaacaaaatttgtagAGAATCCAATtaaaaataccaaatataaggtTACCTTTGGGCCTTGTGGTTTATTAGGAAagtatttttgaagttttttttgcTACATTAGTCTACATGATCCACAGTGTTAAACCAAACATGATATATTATACCACCCACTCCTTCACTTCATATcaggtgtgtgtgtggggggtaATAACAAGTATCACCATGATAAGCAATGAATTGTAATAAAATACTTCAAAGCACCAAACAGAcagcagggccctcacactactttgggggaaggggtccgcagcccttaggagggggaattttcgcggcgtttccctttttgggggatttttttacttactctctcattatttcatttgtacatgtttgcactatatccattgcatttttcataatttagtttgtttgaaaagattaaattgaaatagaattgagatataataatcatgagacacatctttctattaaaaaaaaataaaaaataaaatattttttttgttttttttttttagggggaatttttccccccaaaagggggaatttcagatttgatagattgagggccctggacaGTGATGCATTTTCAAAATTCATATGCAGTTCTGATTGGTATGTCACAGCTACATTTAAGTCGTGCAGtaatacattttctttaacaaTTGTTTGATTGTTAAATTAAATGCTAATCAAAAGATACTGCACTTTGCGGTGTCCAAACTATTGCTTGGTGTATATAAAGCCACATTGACAGACAAGTTCTGGCTTCCATGAAACCTGATGTAGTTTCCCTTAGCAGCTGGTGTTTTCTTATCCAAAATAtgaacatttgaagaaaaattgCAATGTTTGGAAGTGAAATTACATGATCTGACAATGAACAGGCATGCAGATAAACAGCTTCCCACTTTTTTTATTGCCATCAACCTCAATGCTTGTGATGGTGTCTAGTCCTCCACACCAGACGCATTGTCTGTCTTCTTGACTGGTTTACCTCCCTACACACCAGAAAACTGGTCTGTCGTCTTGACTGGTTTATGCCCTACACAACAGACAACTTGTCTGACTTCTTGACTGGTTCATTCCCTACACACCAGGCGCCTTGTCCGTCTTCTTGACTAGTTACCCCCTACACAACAGAAAACATGTCTGTCTTCTTGACTGGTTCATGCCCTATACAACAGACAACTTGTCTGACTTCTTGACTGGTTAACCCCCATACACATCAGAAAACATGTCTGTCTTCTTGACTGGTTCATGCCCTACACAACAGACAACTTCTTGACTGGTTCATGCACTACACACCAGATGACTTGTCTGGCTTCTTGACTGGTTCATGCACTACACACCAGACGCCTTTTCTGACCTCTTGACTGGTTTACGCCCGCGGCCACCTCGCTGTGGTGCTTTCTTACGGGAATTCTTGCTTGTGAAGGCAATACACTGAAACCAGTCATAACATCAGCCATTATTGCTGAAGAAGATTGTATGAGTAAGGTATGCGGCTGTTTTGTACCataagttttatattattttgtatagaAGTTTTATTACTTAAAGAATTTTGCTCTtgaaaaatagggcttaatgcttgtgcccAAAGTGTCAtcacatctgcacaggctaatcaggaaaaacACTTACTTAAAGGAAGATTCTTCTTAGCAAACCCCCGGATAAGGTGGAAAAAGTTTCGTTCCTAaaaagcctttgcagactgcaaagACTTATCTAGGAcaccactttatgcacatgcattgagctctGTTTTCCTGTTTTCACATTAACTTAAAGAAATCTAAGTCATTATAAAAACTGATGGATTCACTCCAATGTGCCTGTCAAGCAATTAGAGGTAATAAACTTACTAAAATAGTATACAACACTTTGTCAATAATGACACCAAAACCGTTTTCAACCATTCGACAAAATAACATATGAACATGTAGATGTAGATACAAGATGCTGCTCCTGTTTCCACATTAACTTAAAGAAATCTAAGTCATTATAAAAACTGATGGAACTCCAATGTGCCTGTCAAGCAATTAGAGGTAATAAACTTACTAAAATAGTATACAACACTTTGTCAATAATGACACCAAAACCGTTTTCAAACATTCGACAAAATAACATATGATGATGTAGATGTAGATACAAGATGCTGCGTTAAATAAATGCACATGCCCCTATATAAACCATTTCAGATTTGATTCATTCGCCATTTGAATGATTCCAACtccaaaagtaggtcaatattaaagttaaaatgaggtcacGTAATGTGGGTTTGTTGAGTGTTCATAGAGCACATCTATATAAGTCCAGTCCACACCTTATGAGGGATTACACTTTAACCACATGCATTAATCTCAGTTTTCGCAGAGCTAAAACTATGTCACATTTACCCGTTCATCCAGGAAGTCCATGAGCTTGTCCATGGAGCATTTGATGCCAGCAGCCTTCACTTCAGCCTTCAGTATGTCTAGCTCTAGGGGCTACAATAGGGGACAAATCagcagtgtcatgcaaaaattgggCCTTTTCATGCTCACAGTCTCGTCAGAAGCTACCCTGCTCACTTATGAGACAAAACCTTGAATGACTTTATGACTGACAGTTGAGCTCCTGACAAGACAGCCTGAATGCGCAGGCTGATCTGTATATATGCTGGCAGCATAtggaatac contains the following coding sequences:
- the LOC127877751 gene encoding serine/arginine-rich splicing factor 4-like isoform X3; amino-acid sequence: MPGSKSRSRSRSKSRSKSPATAAKAASPKRKSNSRSKSPKPASKTRKRSRSRSKSAKRSKRRRSASKKRSKSRKRSASKKRSKSRKRSASKKRSRSKKRSASKKRSKSKKRSASKKRSKSGRRRSKSKKRSGSKKRSKSKKRSASKKRSKSRRRRSKSKKRSASKKRSKSRRRRSKTKKASKKRSKSKKRSGSKKRKSRSRRRKSQKRSKSGKRRSRSRRRRTGKVGAVMKMVAHAIAANGTKKGASPQAIRKYVAAHSKLTGGFLNFVVRRVIAAGVKNGMLTKSGSGFKLKKATKGKRRARKASKRGARRRKAPKKAGKKAKKTVKKAKKTKKAKKARKSRRRVRRASPKAARKSMRRASRRRHH
- the LOC127877751 gene encoding serine/arginine-rich splicing factor 4-like isoform X2, with the protein product MPGSKSRSRSRSKSRSKSPATAAKAASPKRKSNSRSKSPKPASKTRKRSRSRSKSAKRSKRRRSASKKRSKSRKRSASKKRSKSKKRSASKKRSKSRRRRSKSKKRSKSKKRSASKKRSKSRKRSASKKRSRSKKRSASKKRSKSKKRSASKKRSKSGRRRSKSKKRSGSKKRSKSKKRSASKKRSKSRRRRSKSKKRSASKKRSKSRRRRSKTKKASKKRSKSKKRSGSKKRKSRSRRRKSQKRSKSGKRRSRSRRRRTGKVGAVMKMVAHAIAANGTKKGASPQAIRKYVAAHSKLTGGFLNFVVRRVIAAGVKNGMLTKSGSGFKLKKATKGKRRARKASKRGARRRKAPKKAGKKAKKTVKKAKKTKKAKKARKSRRRVRRASPKAARKSMRRASRRRHH
- the LOC127877751 gene encoding serine/arginine-rich splicing factor 4-like isoform X1; the protein is MPGSKSRSRSRSKSRSKSPATAAKAASPKRKSNSRSKSPKPASKTRKRSRSRSKSAKRSKRRRSASKKRSKSRKRSASKKRSKSKKRSASKKRSKSRRRRSKSKKRSKSKKRSASKKRSKSRKRSASKKRSRSKKRSASKKRSKSKKRSASKKRSKSRKRSASKKRSRSKKRSASKKRSKSKKRSASKKRSKSGRRRSKSKKRSGSKKRSKSKKRSASKKRSKSRRRRSKSKKRSASKKRSKSRRRRSKTKKASKKRSKSKKRSGSKKRKSRSRRRKSQKRSKSGKRRSRSRRRRTGKVGAVMKMVAHAIAANGTKKGASPQAIRKYVAAHSKLTGGFLNFVVRRVIAAGVKNGMLTKSGSGFKLKKATKGKRRARKASKRGARRRKAPKKAGKKAKKTVKKAKKTKKAKKARKSRRRVRRASPKAARKSMRRASRRRHH